A genome region from Euphorbia lathyris chromosome 4, ddEupLath1.1, whole genome shotgun sequence includes the following:
- the LOC136227325 gene encoding probable glutathione S-transferase produces the protein MGEEVKLFTTWSSPYGLRVIWALNLKGIQYQTLDENILQKSSSLLKYNPVYKKVPVLVHNGKPISESLFILEYLDETWKDQYLLLPQHPHDRARARFWAKFGDDKVLQTIAFGIVGKEGKEQEEAVCEARENLKYVEEELKGNKFFGGDQIGIVDLALGWLGYYIAVFEEVVGFKIIDQQKFPFLTEWMKEFASLPFIKETWPPFRKLVARFVEFRKSHLLKAKSNI, from the exons ATGGGTGAAGAAGTGAAACTATTTACGACGTGGTCAAGTCCATATGGTTTAAGAGTAATCTGGGCTCTAAATTTGAAGGGGATTCAGTATCAAACACTAGATGAAAATATCCTTCAAAAGAGCTCTTCTCTCCTGAAATACAATCCAGTATACAAGAAAGTACCAGTTCTTGTTCATAATGGAAAACCAATCTCCGAATCTCTTTTTATTCTTGAATATCTCGACGAGACATGGAAAGACCAATATCTACTGCTGCCTCAACATCCTCATGACAGAGCCAGGGCCCGGTTTTGGGCCAAATTCGGTGATGATAAG GTATTACAAACAATAGCGTTTGGTATTGTTGGAAAGGAAGGAAAAGAGCAAGAAGAAGCAGTATGTGAAGCTAGGGAGAATTTGAAGTACGTGGAAGAGGAGTTAAAAGGGAATAAATTCTTTGGAGGGGATCAAATTGGAATTGTGGATCTTGCATTGGGTTGGCTTGGTTATTACATTGCTGTATTTGAAGAGGTAGTAGGTTTCAAAATCATTGACCAACAAAAGTTCCCATTTTTGACTGAGTGGATGAAAGAATTTGCAAGTTTGCCATTCATCAAAGAAACATGGCCACCTTTTCGCAAATTGGTAGCCAGGTTTGTTGAATTTAGGAAGTCTCACCTTTTAAAAGCAAAATCCAATATT
- the LOC136226899 gene encoding uncharacterized protein isoform X2 has protein sequence MEMMNQMMLEAPNLIDENRKLKQKCREYEKRKEENDTKVTKLKKESADVKLNASKGLLAEATALDLMEEKKVNIYGRSWRKHANEISKS, from the exons ATGGAAATGATGAACCAAATGATGTTG GAGGCTCCAAATTTGATAGACGAAAACAGGAAACTCAAACAAAA ATGTCGGGAGTATGAGAAGAGGAAAGAAGAAAATGATACGAAG GTAACAAAGCTTAAGAAAGAGTCAGCGGATGTTAAATTAAATGCAAGTAAAGGGCTTTTGGCAGAAGCAACGGCATTGGATCTTATGGAGGAAAAAAAGGTAAATATAT ACGGAAGAAGTTGGAGGAAACATGCTAATGAAATTTCGAAGAGTTGA
- the LOC136226899 gene encoding uncharacterized protein isoform X1, which yields MEMMNQMMLEAPNLIDENRKLKQKCREYEKRKEENDTKVTKLKKESADVKLNASKGLLAEATALDLMEEKKTEEVGGNMLMKFRRVEAPNELHVMYIGDVYIVICH from the exons ATGGAAATGATGAACCAAATGATGTTG GAGGCTCCAAATTTGATAGACGAAAACAGGAAACTCAAACAAAA ATGTCGGGAGTATGAGAAGAGGAAAGAAGAAAATGATACGAAG GTAACAAAGCTTAAGAAAGAGTCAGCGGATGTTAAATTAAATGCAAGTAAAGGGCTTTTGGCAGAAGCAACGGCATTGGATCTTATGGAGGAAAAAAAG ACGGAAGAAGTTGGAGGAAACATGCTAATGAAATTTCGAAGAGTTGAAGCACCAAATGAACTACATGTAATGTACATAGGAGATGTCTACATAGTTATATGTCATTAG